cccatggagtgtgcccgacggaaccgagtaatttagtgttcttccctaagtgcttagtgtttaacggaagacgagcactcctgagaggtattagattaggcggttctgccacaaccggCAGTGGCGGTGCCCCCTCAGATCCGGTCGATAGGCAGGAGGTGCCTCGAGCGAGATGAGGGGCGAGCAGATCGAGCGGGATGAGGAGCGAGCAGATCGACAAGGTACGCCCTTTCCTCCTCCCTAGCCCGACAAGGTGCGGCTAGGCCATCGAGCTCTGCGGCCCCCGGTGATAGCCTGGCCAAACCTGCGTGCTCGGCAGCCCCTGGTGGCGATGCGGCCCTTGATCTAGCTACTTCAACTTTCCCCTCTCCATCGACATCACAGGGGCGGCTCCTCCTTTCGTGGCTCCAGTCGGGCAAGCAACAACTACAACTCTGGCATGCTCAGCCCACATAACAGCCCATCACGCCCAGTGCTTCTCTTATCGTCTAACCCGTGCAAGCTTCCTCTGCTCTATCAGATTCTTTGTGATTCAATGATTTTTTGCAGCATGCTGATACCCCGCTTGAATGTTGTAGTAGTGCTTCTCTTCTTGAATGTTAAATGTTACAATTTCAATGGTGACGTGAAGTTATAGCCTCCAAGAGTGACCAAGGATAAGGAGAAGTACCATCGGTGACTACTGTACACCGGCCACATAGGTGACGATTGCTATAGGGCATATCTTTTGTATTTTCTTGGACAAAGATTAAGGTCTGACATCGGCAACTTCTCTAATGTGATCGAAGTCTATTAGTGTCTAGATTGCTATCCGGTGGATGCACAAATCATTTGACATTGTATAGTAAACTGAGAACTAGCTGCTTAGGAAAAACGTTAAAGAGTTCATGACAATTCTAATAGTTCAGTTGATCTATTTATCCTTTCTATTTTTACCACATCGATTCTTCTTTCTCTAAAACATACTTGATTACTCGTAAATTCATGGTTAATAGATTAAGTTTTGGATTGTTATAGGTATGGGCAAGGTTGTCACTCGGCCCTTACCGAGTCagtgagcctacgacgccgccCACTCCTTGACAAtgttaatttcatgaattttgctttttggattaaatgtcactttaacattttcacagtattgttattttatcgtgcgatccttgtgtttttagtacaaaagttttacTGTCCCGTAGCAACACACGGACACGCTACCTATACATGGACAAATGTataacacaaatatatatatatatatatatcttatgctTTTTTACTCCGTATCCTGATAGATTTATGATTTTTGTTTGTAATATACAAATTTAGCTTCTTAAAACACACGATAGAGTAAATTACACGACCGGTCCTTAAAGTATTGAGTGGTTTTCATCTGGGTCACCAAACTATGAAATCGTACGTTTGGCTGCCTAATGTATTTAAGTGATCTCATTCAGGTCCAAAATAGACACGAGAAGGGTTAGAAGCTGATGTGGTGGTCACGTGGACATGATTTGAACCTAAAAACCCGAGCCGAGGGTCCACGGTACCCAGTGTCCACTTCCTCCGCCGTCGTCGATGGGGACGCCTCCATCTCGCTCGAGCGTGGAGGCTCTGAGCGGCCTCTCCGCCATCCCGCTCGAGTACGTCCGCCCCACCGACGAGTGAGCCAGCCTCGAGGACGCCTTCGACCTGGCACGCACCCATGCCAACGACCACATCGTGCCGTGGATCCCCGTCGTCGACATCTCCCCTTCCTAGACGCCACCGGCAGCCAGTAGCAGCAGGACGCGTGCGTGGAGGCCGTGCGCGCCACTGTCGCTGACTAGGGCGTCATGCACATCGCTGGCCATGACATCCCTGCTGAGCTCATGGACCGCCTCCACGTCGCCGGAGCCGTCTTCTTCGCCCTCCCCATCTAGGACAAGGAGGCCTACGCCAACGACCCCGCCGTCGGCCACCTATAGGGCTACGGTAGCCACCTCGCCACCAACACCTCCGGGCAGCACGAGTGGGAGGACTACCTCTTCCACGACGCGCTCTGGCCCGCGTGCCCGCCCGACTACATCCCCGCCACCCGCGACTTCGGTCGCCAAACACGGGAGCTGACCTCCACGCTGCTCGCCATCCTCTCCATGGGGCTCCTCGGCCCAGACCGTGGCGACGCACTAGAAAAGGCGCTCATCACCCACTCCCAGGCAGAGGCAGGAGACGAACATGAATAGAAGCAGCAGGACCTCGACCTCCTCCTGCAGTTCAAGATCAACTACTACCCAAGGTGCCCACAGCCAGAGCTAGCTATCGGCGTTGAGGCCCACACGGACGTCAAATAGCTTGCGCTCATAGCTCATCCACATCCTTGCGCTTCTCCCTGACCCGATCGCGTCGTCTCTAGCCGTTGAAATCGACCGTACGCCGAAGTTTCACCGTCGCTGTCCGTCATCGCCACCACAAGCATCTCTGCCGTGGCCAGCCCGCTACGAAGAGGTTGGTGGCGATGGACAGCGAGGGCAGCCATGGCACGAGCGGCACGTCCCACACCTTGGGCGCCCGCGCCGTTGGCACCAGCAGCTGGATGCCCAGTGTGCCAGCCGCCCACGCCGGCACCAGCACCATGTAGCCCTGCCACCGCTTCGGTGACGTGCCCCAGTACGCGGCGATGCCGATGGACGATGCGATGATGAGCAGCAGCAGCGCCATGAACCGCAGCGCGTGCGTCTGGGTCATCACGCCTCGCACGTAGTACCGCTGGATGAGCAGCGCCGTGgccatcatcatgaagatgaagaGCATGCTGACGGAGAGCAGGCTGGAGAGGACGTTGAGGCTGGAGAAGAGGGTGATGCAGGCGCTACATATGGCGATGAGCGCGGTGGCATGCACAGGGGTGCCGGTCCTCGGGTGCACCAGCGCGAACACGGGCGAGATGACGTGGCTCCGCGCGATGTGGGTGGTGTAGCGCGCCTGCCCTAGCGCGCCCACCAGCAGCACTGTGGTCATCCCCTTGAGCACACCCAGCGCCACCACGTATTGTGCCCAGCGCATCCCCACGCTGGCGAAAGCCACCGAGTAGGCGGCGCTGTGGTCGATGGCCATGTACGGCTGCATCATGCTCAGCACCAGCGCCATGATGCAGTAGATGGCCGTGATGACGGACATGGAGCCCAGCAGGCCCAGCGGGATGTCCTGCGACGGGTTCTTGGTCTCCTCCGCCATGGTTGCGATGTTGTCGAAGCCACCGTACGCAAAGTAGACGATCGCCGCCGCCCGGAACACGCCCGGCACGCCGTGCGGCATGAAGGGCCGGAGGTTGGCCGGGTTGGCGTGGATGAACCCGGCCACGATGACGAACGCGATGACGACCACGTGCACGGCGGACACAACCCAGTTCACGCGGGAAGTGCCCTTGGCGGTGAGCATGGCCAGCGTGGCGGTGACGGCGATGACGACCACCTCGATGGGGTCCAGCTCGTCATACCCCTCGGCGAGCCCCGACGCGTGGATCCGTAGCGTGCTGGCTGGCTTGTTGATGAGCGACGCGAGGTAGGACATCCAGGACCGTTCCACGGCCGCCGTGCCGATGACGCTCTCGAGGATGAGGTTGGCGGCGGCGATGAACGCCGCGGCGTCGCTGAGCTCGACGCGGAGGTAGGTGAAGGAGCCGCCGACCACGGGGATCTCGACGGCGAACTCGGTGTAGCGGAAGACGGAGAGCATGGCGGAGAGGCCCGAGGCGACGTAGGAGAGCACGATGGCGGGGGCCGCGTGGTCGTGCGCCTCCTGCCACGTGAGAACGAAGATGCCGGCGCCGATGACGGAGCCGAAGCCGAACCAGGTGAGGTCCCACCACGTGAGGCACCGCCGCATCTCGTGCTCGCTCCGGCGGCGCAGCGTGCCCAGCTCCGCGGTGTCGGTGGACCGTCCCGCGAGGCGGTCCCGGAGGCGGGCGGGGGTCTCGCCCAGCGCCCGACGGTACGCGCCCCGGCTCGCGAACGACGGCTCTGGGAAGAAGTCGTCCCTGTGCCATCGCCAGTAGCTCCTCGCTGGTACCGTCGCCGCGGCCTTGCCTGCGCCCTCGTCATACTCTGCCGGCGTGGACATCTCCGCGGGCGCCATGTACCCGTGGCTGCTACGAGGATGCTTAGGGCCCGAGGCCGGTGCCCATGGCCATGCCCAAGTCGACGCCGAGGGCTAGCGATGGCGCGCCGCCCACGGCCGTGCAGGAGACAGCTGGCTTCGCGACGAGTGTAGGCATGGGGCGCGGCTTGCGGGAGCCGTCACCGATGGAGACGTTGCATGTCTCACGGGTTTTCTGTTCAAATCATGTCCACATCAGCTTCTAACCCTCCTCGTGTCTATTTTGGACCTGGATGAGATTACTTAAATACATTAGGTAGCTAAACGTGTGATTTCATAGTTTGGGAACCTAAATAAAAACTGCCGaatactttaaggaccggccgtgcaATTTACTCCACACGATATAACTTGTCATATCAGCACGTTGCAACCGCCTTCATCTACATGCTGCTGGAGAAGAGGTGAAAACGTAAGCAAAACAGTGAGGTTTCAAAGGTCCACGTCAGGACATGTTTGGTGGAGTTTTTGCCGACTGTGATTTCACCGCTTCAATGGAGCAGGAGGCAATGAAGCCATAAATCTTTTTTTTTGGCTGGCTCTCATCCAATTTATTTTCTGCCTCAATGGTGTTGTTAAAGTAGCTGTGTCAGACAAGCCTATTCCTGCTTTGCTGGCTTCCTCTGTCACCCAATTTATGTTCAAACTATTTTGGCGCCGTGCGAAGGTACTCAACAGTGTTGTTGCAATCGCTGTGTCAGATAGGGGCTGTTTAGATGGTGTCCTGGCAGCTCGGTGGCAAGGCAACAATCTCAGCCCTAGGCAACGACCGAAATCAAACGTCTTGGAATGTCTAGTGCTCCCACACGCCAGTCGCACAACCATCTCTTCATTGGAGCATAGCCTAATTTTCACTATTGAACACGTCAAGAACTCAAAAACAAGATTATTatactcaaatgatgtgaaattgcTGAAAACACGGATAATAATATTGCAACACCCAGAACCTAAAACTTGGAAGCATAGCCAGTGGCACAACCATCTCTTCATTGGAGCATAGCCTAATTTTCACTATTGACAGcattttttttttcctgaaaagTAAAATAGACGACATACCAATAACTTGTGTACAACTGCCAAGTTAACTCTACTACCGAAGCTATTGAAGCCCATTACCACTATTATGATTAATCAGGGCATAAATAGGTTAACACAGGATATACACAAGGGGATTACATAAACAAAAGCCTTGTGCCCTTAGCTAGGGCACCAAGACAAAAATACACAAAAGTTCAGAGAGGGCCAACATTGGGGGTAGCACAGCATGGCATCCGCATCCTCTTGACCTGCAGATGACAGAATCCACGTGTTCAGCTCACAATTATGCAAAGGCTAAATAACCAGGTAAGAGATTGCAAAACAGAGGCAAGATCCTGCGCAGAGGCAAAGATCATATATATGAGTTAGAAAAGCATAGGGAATCTTTTGTAGCTCCAAACAAACATTATGCCCAACAAATACAAATTCTTATCCTATCGGAAAAACTAAAATAGATTAAAAAAATGAACACTAAATTTTGATAAACAAATAAATATGCAATAAGAAGTTTAGATTCTAATCACCATAAAGGCAAAAGATGAACATGCACACATTTAAGGAACTTCTGGAACTTATAAAGTATATCATATATATGTTCCTTGCCGCAACTCTCTTAAATCTGATAGATATTGGGGAGCAAACATAACAGAAAACATAcgaaaaaatcaaatttgaaacaAAAATGTTCAGTTCTGGAGTGACTTAATTTTGCATGATATTTCTTTCATGCAATTTTTTTTCTTAGCAGGAGAGCTAcatatcattgcattaagaataAGAGAAATAATACATAGGAGAGACAAGAGCTTACTCCTAGTACAAGGGAGAGATACTCCCGAACCCAACGCTCACACCACAGCACACTAAAACAGCACTCATATCTCTGTGCTTAGCTGAAGAAGCATCTTCTTAGGGAAAATTTAATGTTTGTTTCATGTAGAGGTGCAAAAGGGTAACCATTTTCTTGTTCTCCTCTAATGTTTAGCACCATATACGAAGATCCACGCATCAATAAAGAAATTACCTTGTAGTTATTTTTGCATCTCGTCTCAACATGCAAGAGGGTGTGGCAGGTGGAGTGAAGAGACAAAAAATAGGTTTTTATTTCTTAGCTCTAGTGCCTAATTTAGCTCCGGTGCTAGTGATTTCTAGCTTGGCACCACCTACTCTAACGTATTTCACCTCTGTATCCTTTTCTCTTCCCTGCTAGCACTGTCTTAAACTCATCAATGGAGCTGCCCTTAAGAGCATAGGCTCCAGACATGCACCAACGAACACCCTCATTAGCTACAGCTTGTAGAACCAATTGGAAATTTTTTATTTCATGCAATTACCCACTACAGTTCTATAGAAGAGTCGATAGGTTAATTCTTTCCTTAAAACCAAGTTACTAAAACATCCAAAACTAGATAAAAACTACTCAGCAGGAAGTACATCATGAAACAAGTTTTCCTTCTTGCTGTACCGACCACTTCTTTACAACAGAACACAAGTTCTGATCAGCAGGATCCGCTTGGAGATGCCAGGACAGGCTGACAGAACCTAGTTTTGGATGACTAGGTGAGTCTAACCAGGAACTAGATCGAAAGTTGGAAACAATCAGATTCTTGTAAAAAGAGTTTGGAACACAATGCCAGTAAACATCAATTATCTACATTAAAATATTAAGCTTCCAGGTTTAATTGTGCCATGGTCATTGCATTCTTTTTAGCTGCCAAAGCTGTAGTTAAATTCTAGCTTGTACTTTGAGTAGCGAAGTTGAAATGTGTGATCCAGAAATCAAAACACCAAGGCACCAAGCAATGCAATTGGTAAGGTTTCTGCTTGGATAAAATGGTGGTGCACTCCTTTATATCTATGGACAAATATATGTAACAAATTGCATTCATGAACACATCTTAACAGTAGAATAAATCAAGCACCAAACTGACATAAAACATATTTCAGTTTCCTAAATATAATTTTAAAAAATTATGGTTCCTTTTCTATTGGGACCAACTAAAAGCCTTTAGTAGATGATATTATTCCAACTTAGCATATGGACATAAGGTGCAAAATTTCTTTTGGCTATCAGGCAAAAAGGAGAAAAGAATTTTAAAT
Above is a genomic segment from Miscanthus floridulus cultivar M001 chromosome 3, ASM1932011v1, whole genome shotgun sequence containing:
- the LOC136544790 gene encoding cationic amino acid transporter 5-like, whose translation is MAPAEMSTPAEYDEGAGKAAATVPARSYWRWHRDDFFPEPSFASRGAYRRALGETPARLRDRLAGRSTDTAELGTLRRRSEHEMRRCLTWWDLTWFGFGSVIGAGIFVLTWQEAHDHAAPAIVLSYVASGLSAMLSVFRYTEFAVEIPVVGGSFTYLRVELSDAAAFIAAANLILESVIGTAAVERSWMSYLASLINKPASTLRIHASGLAEGYDELDPIEVVVIAVTATLAMLTAKGTSRVNWVVSAVHVVVIAFVIVAGFIHANPANLRPFMPHGVPGVFRAAAIVYFAYGGFDNIATMAEETKNPSQDIPLGLLGSMSVITAIYCIMALVLSMMQPYMAIDHSAAYSVAFASVGMRWAQYVVALGVLKGMTTVLLVGALGQARYTTHIARSHVISPVFALVHPRTGTPVHATALIAICSACITLFSSLNVLSSLLSVSMLFIFMMMATALLIQRYYVRGVMTQTHALRFMALLLLIIASSIGIAAYWGTSPKRWQGYMVLVPAWAAGTLGIQLLVPTARAPKVWDVPLVPWLPSLSIATNLFVAGSTDYKT